A region from the Deinococcus betulae genome encodes:
- a CDS encoding ABC-F family ATP-binding cassette domain-containing protein has protein sequence MLRVTGAARVYADRTIFEDVTLDVGAGDCLALIGENGSGKSTLLRLLAGLDAPDAGTVTRTGRVALLAQDETPAEGTVLDAVTPTALRQARAAFEHASADLGTGTDEAFQAFAEAEEHYRLCGGYDFEARAGAVLAGLNLDGAARATQLSGGQTRRALLARLLLDPAEVYLLDEPTNHLDADGAAWLEGWLRASGAAFVLASHDRAFLDAVATRTAELERGELHEYPGGYSEAMTLKATLREAQARDYAAYQRKRTALRQEQGRLRSAGESAGHFNLRRAGNVPLIAAKNKASQVSKTLAGRSRALERQLDRLEDAAVDKPYADHRAVRLDLPPAPPGPAEVLTAQHLSVARSDHEVLSGVALHVRRGDRVVLTGPNGGGKSTLLRALLGELPHSGTVRWGQGLTLYVAGQGGEELYGLATVGDALLAANPALTPHQLHEVAAGLQVPGGPQFPLSTLSGGQRTRLSLARLRVTRAQVLVLDEPTNHLDVRAIEALEGLLADYPGTVLLATHDRALTRRVATRRWQVESSTVKELDVTASGHLDPG, from the coding sequence ATGTTAAGAGTTACCGGAGCGGCGCGTGTGTACGCCGACCGCACGATTTTTGAGGACGTTACGCTTGACGTGGGCGCAGGCGACTGCCTGGCCTTAATTGGAGAAAATGGCAGTGGCAAGAGCACGCTGCTGCGGCTGCTGGCCGGCCTGGACGCGCCCGACGCAGGCACAGTGACGCGCACTGGCCGCGTGGCGCTGCTGGCTCAGGATGAAACCCCTGCAGAAGGCACCGTGCTGGACGCCGTCACCCCCACCGCCCTGCGGCAGGCGCGCGCCGCCTTCGAGCACGCTTCGGCGGATCTGGGCACCGGAACGGATGAAGCCTTTCAGGCTTTCGCCGAGGCCGAGGAACACTACCGCCTGTGCGGCGGCTACGACTTTGAAGCGCGGGCCGGGGCGGTGCTCGCTGGCCTGAACCTGGACGGGGCGGCGCGGGCCACCCAGCTCTCGGGGGGCCAGACCCGGCGGGCCCTGCTGGCGCGGCTGCTGCTGGACCCCGCCGAGGTCTATCTGCTGGACGAACCCACCAACCACCTCGACGCGGACGGCGCCGCCTGGCTGGAAGGCTGGCTCCGGGCGTCCGGGGCGGCGTTTGTGCTGGCCAGCCATGACCGCGCCTTTCTGGACGCCGTGGCGACCCGCACCGCCGAACTGGAACGCGGCGAACTGCATGAGTATCCCGGCGGCTACAGCGAGGCGATGACTCTGAAAGCCACCTTGCGTGAAGCCCAGGCGCGCGACTACGCCGCCTACCAGCGCAAGCGGACCGCGCTGCGCCAGGAACAGGGACGGCTGCGCTCGGCGGGCGAGAGTGCCGGGCACTTCAACCTGCGCCGGGCGGGCAACGTGCCCCTGATTGCGGCCAAGAACAAGGCGTCCCAAGTGTCTAAGACCCTGGCAGGCCGCTCGCGGGCGCTGGAGCGGCAACTGGACCGCCTGGAGGACGCCGCCGTCGACAAGCCTTACGCCGACCACCGGGCCGTGCGCCTGGACTTGCCCCCCGCTCCTCCCGGCCCGGCCGAGGTGCTGACCGCACAGCACCTGAGCGTGGCGCGCAGCGACCACGAAGTGCTGTCGGGCGTGGCCCTGCATGTCCGCCGGGGTGACCGCGTGGTCCTGACCGGCCCCAACGGCGGCGGCAAAAGCACCCTGCTGCGCGCCCTGCTGGGCGAGCTTCCCCACAGTGGAACAGTGCGCTGGGGCCAGGGCCTGACCCTGTATGTGGCCGGGCAAGGCGGCGAGGAATTGTACGGGCTGGCCACAGTAGGAGACGCCCTGCTGGCGGCCAATCCGGCCCTGACCCCTCATCAGCTGCATGAGGTCGCGGCCGGGCTGCAGGTCCCTGGTGGCCCGCAGTTTCCGCTGTCCACGCTGTCCGGCGGGCAACGCACGCGCCTGAGCCTCGCGCGCCTGAGGGTCACGAGGGCCCAGGTGCTGGTGCTGGACGAACCCACCAACCATCTGGACGTGCGCGCCATTGAAGCGCTGGAAGGCCTGCTGGCCGACTATCCCGGCACCGTGCTGCTGGCCACCCATGACCGGGCGCTGACCCGCCGTGTGGCGACCCGTCGCTGGCAGGTGGAGAGCAGCACGGTTAAGGAACTTGATGTGACTGCCAGTGGGCACCTGGACCCCGGATAA
- a CDS encoding metal ABC transporter ATP-binding protein yields the protein MLGVENLTVTYGPQVALQNASVRFEARSFSAVIGPNGAGKSTLLKTLVGLLPDTTGAVRFDPGHTARGCISYVPQQQTLDWAFPVTVWDVAMMGRTGRLGWLRWPGRKDRQLVKAALKETGVYDLRGRHIGALSGGQRQRVLLARMLARQGHLLLLDEPLTGVDATTQEQLMALLRAQADKGRAVVMVTHDLEQARRWCDHLVLVNRRIIADGTPEQVYTPQNIEATFSTSHLGHTHA from the coding sequence ATGCTGGGCGTTGAGAATCTCACTGTCACGTATGGGCCGCAGGTGGCCCTGCAAAACGCCAGCGTGCGCTTTGAAGCCAGGAGCTTCAGCGCTGTCATTGGCCCCAACGGCGCCGGCAAAAGCACGCTGCTGAAGACCCTGGTGGGCCTGCTGCCCGACACGACCGGCGCGGTGCGCTTTGACCCCGGCCACACGGCGCGCGGGTGCATCTCGTATGTGCCGCAGCAGCAGACCCTGGACTGGGCTTTCCCGGTGACCGTCTGGGACGTGGCCATGATGGGCCGCACCGGCCGCCTGGGCTGGCTGCGCTGGCCGGGGCGCAAGGACCGGCAACTGGTCAAAGCGGCGCTGAAGGAAACCGGAGTGTACGACCTGCGTGGGCGCCATATCGGCGCGCTCTCGGGCGGGCAGCGCCAGCGGGTGCTGCTGGCCCGGATGCTGGCCCGCCAGGGCCACCTGCTGCTGCTGGACGAGCCCCTGACCGGCGTGGACGCGACCACCCAGGAGCAGTTGATGGCACTGCTGCGCGCCCAGGCCGACAAGGGGCGCGCGGTGGTCATGGTCACCCACGACCTCGAACAGGCGCGGCGCTGGTGCGACCACCTCGTGCTGGTCAACCGCCGCATCATTGCCGACGGCACCCCCGAGCAGGTCTACACGCCCCAGAACATCGAGGCCACCTTCAGCACCAGTCACTTGGGCCATACCCATGCGTAA
- a CDS encoding metal ABC transporter permease, translated as MDWLTDPLQFGFFVRALLAVALVSVLCALVGAWVVLRGLSYIGDAMSHAVLPGIVAAFLLKGNLLLGALAAAVLTALGIGAVSQRSRLKQDSAIGIVFVGMFALGIVLLSRAPTFTTDLSNFLIGNPLGVTPADLWGALAVTVVVGGLLLALQKELLLASFDPTEARAVGLPVRRLDSLLLIVIGLVVVLTVQLVGTTLSVSLLITSSAAARLLSRSFKTMIALAALLGTLGGVTGLYLSYSLDTAPGATIVLVNTAVFLLALLLRRRE; from the coding sequence ATGGACTGGCTCACCGACCCTCTTCAATTCGGCTTTTTCGTGCGCGCGCTGCTGGCGGTCGCGCTGGTCAGCGTACTGTGTGCGCTGGTGGGCGCCTGGGTGGTGCTGCGCGGCCTGAGTTACATCGGGGACGCCATGAGCCACGCGGTGTTGCCGGGCATCGTGGCGGCCTTTCTGCTGAAAGGCAACCTGCTGCTGGGCGCGCTGGCGGCGGCGGTCCTGACCGCGCTGGGCATCGGGGCCGTCAGCCAGCGCAGCCGCCTGAAGCAGGACAGCGCCATTGGGATTGTCTTTGTTGGCATGTTTGCGCTGGGCATCGTGCTGCTGTCGCGCGCGCCCACCTTTACCACCGACCTCAGCAACTTTCTGATTGGCAACCCCCTGGGCGTCACCCCTGCCGACCTGTGGGGTGCGCTGGCCGTAACCGTGGTGGTGGGTGGGCTGCTGCTGGCGCTGCAAAAGGAGTTGCTGCTGGCCTCGTTCGACCCCACCGAGGCGCGCGCGGTGGGCCTGCCGGTGCGCCGCCTGGACAGCCTGCTGCTGATTGTGATTGGTCTGGTGGTGGTGCTGACGGTGCAGCTGGTGGGCACCACTCTAAGTGTCAGCTTGCTGATCACGTCCAGCGCCGCCGCGCGGCTGCTTTCGCGCAGTTTCAAGACCATGATTGCCCTGGCGGCGCTGCTGGGCACCCTGGGCGGCGTCACCGGCCTGTACCTGAGTTACAGCCTTGATACGGCGCCGGGCGCCACCATCGTGCTGGTGAATACGGCGGTCTTTCTGCTGGCCCTGCTCCTCAGGCGCCGCGAGTAA
- the rpmB gene encoding 50S ribosomal protein L28, whose protein sequence is MSRECYLTGKKNLVVNSVTRRGKARAKGGVGRKVTGITKRTQRANLHKKAIRENGVVKTVWLSANALRTLSRGPFKGIELA, encoded by the coding sequence ATGAGCCGTGAATGTTACCTGACAGGCAAGAAAAATCTGGTGGTCAACAGCGTCACCCGCCGGGGCAAGGCCCGCGCCAAGGGCGGGGTGGGCCGCAAGGTCACTGGCATCACCAAGCGCACCCAGAGGGCCAACCTGCACAAGAAAGCCATCCGCGAAAACGGGGTGGTCAAGACGGTCTGGCTCAGCGCCAACGCCCTGCGCACCCTGAGCCGTGGCCCCTTCAAGGGTATCGAACTCGCATGA
- a CDS encoding DUF1440 domain-containing protein codes for MTLRHPVRSLLVGAVAGLIGAAVKAKVEPALQTLAEQAFPPTPAEKKMVGADPTGRQDHMPPAEMVEALGEQLTGKTPTKEEKLEGQQVIHYAMGAALGATYSALAAAQPAVTRGLGVPAGAVMYAMTHASAVPATGFQAWPWQLPRSAVVWEAASHLVFSLTTELVRRSLEAALDRLD; via the coding sequence ATGACCCTCAGACATCCTGTGCGGAGCCTGCTGGTGGGCGCCGTTGCTGGCCTGATCGGCGCGGCTGTGAAAGCCAAGGTTGAGCCCGCCCTGCAAACGCTGGCCGAACAGGCTTTTCCGCCCACACCCGCCGAGAAAAAGATGGTGGGCGCTGATCCTACCGGACGCCAGGACCACATGCCGCCCGCCGAAATGGTGGAGGCTCTGGGCGAGCAGCTGACGGGCAAGACCCCGACTAAAGAAGAAAAGTTAGAGGGCCAACAGGTGATTCACTACGCGATGGGCGCGGCGCTGGGGGCCACCTACAGCGCCCTGGCGGCGGCCCAGCCTGCCGTGACGCGCGGCCTGGGCGTGCCGGCTGGGGCAGTGATGTACGCCATGACCCACGCCAGCGCTGTGCCAGCCACCGGATTTCAGGCCTGGCCCTGGCAGCTGCCCCGCTCGGCGGTGGTCTGGGAGGCCGCGTCGCATCTGGTGTTCAGCCTGACCACCGAACTGGTTCGCCGCTCGCTCGAAGCGGCGCTGGACCGGCTGGACTGA
- a CDS encoding metal ABC transporter solute-binding protein, Zn/Mn family: MKRTALALGALLGGAAYAAPLQVSATTTILGDFVRAVGGQRVSVNVVVPAGGDTHTFQPGTAVVRGLVQSRVLFANGAGLEPWLPKLRSSAPKVPVKVLTAGLKLHLAEHGAEAGHSHEDDHGALDPHAWWDAALAAGYIKNIQAALGALDPAGKATYANNAAAYLKALAAADAYARQQFAGVPLARRVLVTNHDSLHYLAERYGLKVVGAVIPGVGTEREPGARELATLAQTMKKAGAHVIFTENTVNARLAQTLARETGARVAPPLYTDALGPKGSSGDTFLKALRANVDTMVRALKGG, encoded by the coding sequence ATGAAGCGGACTGCGCTGGCGCTGGGGGCCCTGCTGGGGGGCGCCGCCTACGCCGCTCCCCTGCAGGTCAGCGCCACGACCACCATCCTGGGTGATTTTGTGCGGGCCGTGGGGGGCCAGCGCGTGAGTGTCAATGTCGTGGTGCCTGCTGGCGGCGACACCCATACCTTCCAGCCGGGCACGGCCGTCGTGCGTGGCCTGGTCCAGAGCCGGGTGCTGTTTGCCAACGGCGCCGGACTGGAGCCCTGGCTGCCCAAGCTCCGCTCCAGCGCCCCGAAGGTGCCGGTCAAGGTTCTGACGGCTGGCCTCAAGCTGCACCTGGCGGAACACGGGGCGGAGGCCGGGCACAGCCATGAGGACGACCACGGCGCCCTGGACCCCCATGCCTGGTGGGACGCTGCGCTGGCCGCGGGGTACATCAAAAATATCCAGGCGGCCCTGGGCGCCCTGGACCCGGCGGGCAAGGCCACCTACGCCAACAACGCCGCCGCCTACCTGAAGGCGCTGGCTGCCGCCGATGCCTACGCCAGACAGCAGTTTGCCGGCGTGCCTCTGGCCCGGCGCGTCCTGGTGACCAACCACGACAGCCTGCATTACCTGGCCGAGCGCTATGGCTTGAAGGTCGTAGGAGCCGTGATTCCCGGCGTGGGCACCGAGCGCGAACCTGGCGCCCGCGAACTGGCCACGCTGGCCCAGACCATGAAAAAAGCCGGGGCGCACGTCATTTTTACCGAGAACACCGTGAATGCCCGCCTGGCGCAGACGCTCGCCCGCGAAACCGGCGCGCGGGTGGCCCCGCCCCTCTACACCGACGCGCTGGGGCCCAAAGGCAGTTCTGGCGACACCTTTCTGAAGGCCCTGCGCGCCAACGTAGACACGATGGTGCGGGCCTTGAAGGGTGGCTAA